The following coding sequences lie in one Nocardioides sambongensis genomic window:
- a CDS encoding MFS transporter translates to MTTPTTTAVDLTGQTKNLLLATWAFAISFWAWNMIAPLGVRYTEILDLSSTEKSVLVAVPVIVGSVGRIVTGALTDRYGGRVMFPILLVASAPFVVLVAVAGNMESFPLLLLFGFFLGIAGTTFAVGIPFANAWFTKDRRGFATGVFGAGMGGTALSAFFTPRMVDWWGYTTTHVLVAVALVATAGLVRVAMTDSPAWSPNNDPVVPKLAAAARLPVTWQMSFLYAVAFGGFVAFSTYLPTYLKDVYDFGLTEAGTRTSGFAIAAVVCRPIGGVLADKVGPRVVAAVAFAGAAVMAVVLTFQPPTEIPAGLSFVLMAGFLGIGTGAVFTWVAQLSPPERVGAVTGIVGAAGGLGGFFPPLVMGATYNEAEHSYTIGLLLLCLVAAGALVFTLLGIRSRPRRAAR, encoded by the coding sequence GTGACGACACCCACCACCACCGCCGTGGACCTGACCGGCCAGACGAAGAACCTGCTGCTGGCGACGTGGGCCTTCGCGATCAGCTTCTGGGCCTGGAACATGATCGCCCCGCTCGGCGTCCGCTACACCGAGATCCTGGACCTCTCCTCCACCGAGAAGTCCGTGCTGGTGGCGGTCCCGGTGATCGTCGGCTCGGTCGGCCGGATCGTCACCGGCGCCCTCACCGACCGCTACGGCGGCCGGGTGATGTTCCCGATCCTACTGGTGGCCTCCGCTCCGTTCGTCGTCCTGGTCGCGGTCGCCGGCAACATGGAATCGTTCCCGTTGCTGCTGCTCTTCGGCTTCTTCCTCGGCATCGCCGGCACCACGTTCGCGGTCGGCATCCCGTTCGCGAACGCCTGGTTCACCAAGGACCGACGAGGCTTCGCCACCGGCGTGTTCGGTGCCGGCATGGGCGGTACGGCGTTGTCGGCCTTCTTCACGCCGCGGATGGTGGACTGGTGGGGCTACACGACGACCCACGTGCTCGTCGCCGTCGCGCTGGTCGCCACGGCGGGTCTGGTCCGGGTGGCGATGACCGACTCACCGGCCTGGTCGCCCAACAACGACCCGGTGGTGCCGAAGCTCGCGGCTGCCGCCCGACTGCCGGTGACCTGGCAGATGTCCTTCCTCTACGCGGTCGCCTTCGGCGGCTTCGTCGCCTTCTCGACCTATCTGCCGACCTACCTCAAGGACGTCTACGACTTCGGGCTCACCGAGGCCGGGACCCGCACCTCGGGCTTCGCGATCGCGGCCGTCGTCTGCCGCCCGATCGGCGGGGTCCTCGCCGACAAGGTGGGTCCGCGCGTGGTCGCCGCGGTCGCCTTCGCCGGGGCTGCGGTGATGGCGGTGGTGCTCACCTTCCAGCCGCCGACGGAGATCCCGGCCGGGCTCTCCTTCGTGCTGATGGCCGGCTTCCTCGGGATCGGCACTGGTGCCGTCTTCACCTGGGTGGCACAACTGTCGCCGCCAGAGCGGGTCGGCGCGGTGACGGGCATCGTGGGTGCGGCCGGCGGGCTCGGCGGCTTCTTCCCGCCCTTGGTGATGGGAGCCACCTACAACGAGGCCGAGCACAGCTACACCATCGGACTGCTGCTCCTCTGCCTGGTCGCCGCCGGCGCCCTGGTCTTCACCCTGCTGGGGATCCGGAGTCGGCCGAGACGAGCGGCCAGGTGA
- a CDS encoding SseB family protein, with protein sequence MNEPRVDGRRLQGSEYVGDDGSADPGLVRALHGHAAGTTHYPVALAALAPARVLVPVVAVLGEVEYDDAGLARDKSSDMAAVLLTGADGRRALLAFTSTESLAAWDPQARPVPVAAHLAAATAVQEGAAALVVDVAGPATFVLEGEDLHRVAAGWRPVRLSDGGWGWLGQDPAAGDGVDDDSAEREQTR encoded by the coding sequence GTGAACGAACCGCGGGTGGATGGTCGGCGCCTCCAGGGATCGGAGTACGTCGGGGACGACGGCTCCGCCGATCCGGGCCTGGTGCGGGCGCTCCACGGCCACGCCGCCGGTACGACGCACTACCCGGTCGCGCTGGCCGCGCTGGCCCCCGCCCGGGTGCTGGTCCCGGTGGTCGCGGTCCTCGGCGAGGTCGAGTACGACGACGCCGGGCTGGCCCGGGACAAGAGCAGCGACATGGCCGCGGTGCTGCTGACCGGGGCCGACGGTCGCCGGGCGCTGCTCGCCTTCACCTCCACCGAGAGCCTCGCCGCCTGGGACCCGCAGGCGCGTCCGGTGCCGGTGGCCGCCCACCTGGCGGCCGCGACCGCGGTCCAGGAGGGCGCGGCGGCCTTGGTCGTCGACGTCGCCGGACCCGCGACGTTCGTGCTGGAGGGGGAGGACCTGCACCGGGTGGCGGCCGGCTGGCGACCGGTCCGGCTCTCCGACGGTGGCTGGGGCTGGCTGGGACAGGACCCCGCCGCGGGCGACGGCGTCGACGACGATTCGGCCGAGCGGGAACAAACCCGCTAG
- the rpmI gene encoding 50S ribosomal protein L35: protein MPKNKTHSGASKRFRVTGSGKILREKAGKRHNLEKKASKVTRRMSGTTEVAKNDVPRAKKMLGR from the coding sequence ATGCCGAAGAACAAGACCCACTCCGGTGCCAGCAAGCGCTTCCGCGTGACCGGTTCCGGCAAGATCCTCCGGGAGAAGGCCGGCAAGCGCCACAACCTGGAGAAGAAGGCCTCGAAGGTGACCCGGCGGATGTCCGGCACCACCGAGGTGGCCAAGAACGACGTCCCCCGCGCGAAGAAGATGCTCGGTCGCTGA
- the infC gene encoding translation initiation factor IF-3 — MGGHISTELRINDRIRVPEVRLVGPNGETVGIVPTDQALKLATEADLDLVEVAPMARPPVCKLMDYGKFKYENAQKAREARRNQTNVIIKEMKLRPKIDQHDYETKKGHVVRFLKAGDKVKITIMFRGREQHRPELGFRLLQRLAEDVEDLGFVESNPKQDGRNMVMVLGPHKKKSEAKAEVKAAKESAAEARAAEQAEERAERTATQPSGQKKAKRANEALDPDIDL, encoded by the coding sequence TTGGGAGGACACATCAGCACCGAGCTGCGCATCAACGACCGGATCCGGGTACCCGAGGTCCGGCTCGTGGGACCCAACGGCGAGACCGTCGGCATCGTCCCCACCGACCAGGCGCTCAAGCTGGCCACCGAGGCCGACCTGGACCTGGTCGAGGTGGCCCCGATGGCACGCCCGCCCGTCTGCAAGCTCATGGACTACGGGAAGTTCAAGTACGAGAACGCCCAGAAGGCCCGTGAAGCACGACGGAACCAGACCAACGTCATCATCAAGGAGATGAAGCTCCGGCCGAAGATCGACCAGCACGACTACGAGACCAAGAAGGGTCACGTCGTGCGGTTCCTCAAGGCCGGTGACAAGGTCAAGATCACGATCATGTTCCGTGGTCGCGAGCAGCACCGCCCCGAGCTCGGGTTCCGGCTGCTGCAGCGGCTCGCCGAGGACGTCGAGGACCTCGGGTTCGTGGAGTCGAACCCGAAGCAGGACGGCCGCAACATGGTCATGGTCCTCGGTCCGCACAAGAAGAAGTCCGAGGCCAAGGCCGAGGTGAAGGCTGCGAAGGAGTCGGCCGCCGAGGCGCGCGCCGCCGAGCAGGCGGAGGAGCGCGCAGAGCGCACCGCCACGCAGCCGTCGGGTCAGAAGAAGGCCAAGCGGGCCAACGAGGCCCTCGACCCCGACATCGACCTGTAA
- a CDS encoding TrmH family RNA methyltransferase, producing the protein MTTPLTAGNARVKEARKLSRRSVRAERRLFLVDGPKAVGAALAAGAGVREVFATPTATDRYDDLAAAARRSGAAWTLVDDRALASLSDAVTPPGVVGVCDLVDVPLESVLSDAGPSGASTVVICADVRDPGNAGTIIRTADAAGAAAVVLAGHSVDPHNAKTVRATVGSLFHLPVALTADVAGAVAAAQAAGLLVLAADGAGETDLFDADPLLGGRVAWLFGNEAWGLPAELAELADHRVRIPIRGAAESLNLATAAAVCLFAGARAQRP; encoded by the coding sequence GTGACGACCCCTCTGACCGCGGGCAACGCCCGCGTCAAGGAAGCACGCAAGTTGAGCCGCCGCTCGGTCCGCGCCGAGCGGCGGCTCTTCCTCGTCGACGGCCCGAAGGCGGTCGGGGCGGCGCTCGCCGCCGGCGCCGGGGTGCGCGAGGTCTTCGCCACCCCCACCGCCACGGATCGGTACGACGACCTGGCCGCCGCCGCACGCCGGTCCGGTGCCGCCTGGACCCTCGTCGACGACCGCGCCCTGGCTTCGCTCAGCGACGCGGTCACGCCGCCCGGCGTGGTGGGTGTCTGCGACCTGGTCGACGTCCCGCTGGAGTCCGTGCTCTCCGACGCCGGTCCGTCCGGGGCGTCGACCGTGGTGATCTGCGCCGACGTCCGCGACCCGGGCAACGCAGGCACCATCATCCGTACCGCGGACGCGGCCGGCGCCGCCGCCGTCGTGCTGGCCGGTCACAGCGTCGACCCGCACAACGCGAAGACCGTGCGCGCCACGGTCGGATCGCTCTTCCACCTGCCGGTCGCGCTCACCGCCGACGTGGCTGGCGCGGTGGCCGCCGCCCAGGCGGCCGGACTGCTGGTGCTCGCCGCCGACGGAGCGGGGGAGACCGACCTGTTCGACGCCGACCCACTGCTCGGCGGCCGGGTCGCCTGGCTCTTCGGCAACGAGGCGTGGGGCCTGCCGGCCGAGCTGGCCGAGCTCGCCGACCACCGGGTCCGGATCCCGATCCGGGGAGCGGCCGAGAGTCTCAACCTCGCCACGGCCGCCGCCGTCTGCCTCTTCGCCGGCGCACGCGCCCAACGACCCTGA
- a CDS encoding ATP-binding protein, whose product MEADPIELLPDGAVVAGADGRVLACNAVARRMLGIAPDAAAVGRSLPDVLALVDQDGRTWSEVNRPFAGLGARTGIPEQPWWLPDGTEVLVAARIHRADRHQPPERVAVSLRSGRGRARLDRERSDLVATVAHELRSPLTGLKGFVGALLHRWDELDDPQRQLMLTTVSADADRLSRLITELLDVARIDTGRLQLHRRPTDVVRLAERVVDSVQVSTARRIELAAQGRPILDADPDKVLQVLTNLVENGVRHGEGAVRVTVSPADGHSALIVVTDEGEGIPAELRARAFTKFWTGGGGGGSGLGLYIVNGLARAHGGSVAIADAPAGGAEVRVTWPLVSADSGSPAG is encoded by the coding sequence ATGGAGGCCGACCCGATCGAGCTGCTGCCCGACGGCGCCGTGGTGGCCGGGGCCGACGGCCGGGTGCTGGCCTGCAACGCGGTGGCCCGCCGGATGCTCGGCATCGCACCCGACGCCGCTGCGGTCGGCCGGTCGCTCCCGGACGTCCTCGCCCTGGTCGACCAGGACGGACGGACCTGGTCCGAGGTCAATCGTCCGTTCGCGGGGCTCGGCGCGCGCACCGGGATCCCCGAGCAGCCGTGGTGGCTGCCCGACGGCACCGAGGTGCTGGTGGCTGCCCGGATCCACCGCGCCGACCGGCACCAGCCGCCGGAGCGGGTCGCGGTCAGCCTGCGCTCGGGCAGGGGTCGCGCCCGTCTGGACCGGGAGCGGTCCGACCTGGTGGCCACGGTGGCCCACGAGCTGCGCTCACCGCTGACCGGGCTGAAGGGCTTCGTCGGGGCGCTGCTGCACCGCTGGGACGAGCTGGACGACCCGCAGCGCCAGCTGATGTTGACCACGGTCAGTGCGGACGCGGACCGGCTCAGCCGGCTGATCACCGAGCTCCTCGACGTCGCCCGGATCGACACCGGCCGACTGCAGCTGCACCGGCGCCCGACGGACGTGGTCCGGCTCGCCGAGCGGGTCGTGGACTCGGTCCAGGTCTCCACGGCGCGCCGCATCGAGCTCGCCGCGCAGGGGCGTCCGATCCTCGACGCGGATCCGGACAAGGTGCTCCAGGTGCTCACCAACCTCGTCGAGAACGGGGTGCGGCACGGTGAGGGCGCGGTGCGGGTGACGGTCTCACCGGCGGACGGACACAGCGCGCTGATCGTGGTGACCGACGAAGGCGAGGGGATCCCGGCCGAGCTGCGCGCCCGCGCGTTCACGAAGTTCTGGACCGGTGGCGGCGGCGGTGGGTCCGGGCTCGGGCTCTACATCGTCAACGGTCTGGCCCGCGCGCACGGCGGGAGCGTGGCGATCGCGGACGCACCGGCGGGCGGCGCCGAGGTCCGGGTCACCTGGCCGCTCGTCTCGGCCGACTCCGGATCCCCAGCAGGGTGA
- the rplT gene encoding 50S ribosomal protein L20, with amino-acid sequence MARVKRAVNAAKKRRTTLDRASGYRGQRSRLYRKAKEQVTHSLVYSYNDRRKNKGNFRRLWIQRINAAARAEGMTYNRFIQGLNLAGVEVDRKILADLAVNEPAAFSALVAQAKAALPEDVNAPKANA; translated from the coding sequence ATGGCACGCGTCAAGCGCGCAGTGAACGCTGCGAAGAAGCGTCGGACCACCCTGGACCGGGCGAGCGGCTACCGCGGACAGCGGTCGCGCCTCTACCGCAAGGCCAAGGAGCAGGTCACCCACTCGCTGGTCTACAGCTACAACGACCGGCGCAAGAACAAGGGCAACTTCCGCCGCCTGTGGATCCAGCGGATCAACGCGGCCGCCCGCGCCGAGGGGATGACCTACAACCGCTTCATCCAGGGCCTGAACCTGGCCGGCGTCGAGGTCGACCGGAAGATCCTGGCCGACCTGGCCGTCAACGAGCCGGCCGCCTTCTCGGCCCTGGTCGCCCAGGCCAAGGCCGCGCTGCCCGAGGACGTCAACGCGCCCAAGGCCAACGCCTGA